The DNA sequence CTGAAGGCGGAAGCGCATGCAAGAGACTTAACCTCTTTTTACGCTGGATGGTAAGGAGAGGAGATTCTATAGATTTTGGTATCTGGAAGGATATTTCACCGTCAAAACTCATTGTTCCTCTTGATACCCATGTTGCTCGAATTTCCAGACATTTGGGATTAACAAAGCATAAGAATCCAAATTGGAGAATGGCTGCAGATATTACAGCCAATTTAAAAAAGCTCGATCCAAATGATCCGGTAAAGTATGATTTTCCCCTCTGCAGACTCGGAATCATGAATTATTGTCCTAAAAAAAAGGATCATAAAAAATGTAAGGCATGTGATTTAAGACCGGTATGTCAGCTTTAATCCCATCTTCTTGAATCTCTTTTAAAATAAGTTTAGACAATATGGGTACCGGTAAGAATGGTTGATGTTCCCATGCTTAGAGATTCTCTCTCTACTTTAAAGCCATATTTTTTCAGGGTCAATTCATATTCATAAGACCAGTTTGTCGATCTGATGAGCTTTGGAAGTTCAACAAATACCTCCTTCCAGCTGGTCAAGAAATAACCCGAAAACCTCAATAAGAAAAAATAAAAACCCCATGCCGCTCTTACAAGTCTGTTTTGTGGGTAGGTAAAGTCATGAAGGATTATTTTTCCTCCTGGTTTGAGATGATCTAAGCAGGTCTTGATAAGAACCTCTGCTTCACAGTATTTCGATATATAAGATGAAGTAATGCAGTCGAATTTATCTTTTAGGATGAGTTTTTCTGCGTCTTGATTTAAAAGAGATATTTTATGATGGGGATTCAGCTTTTTCCTTGCTTCACGAAGATAACTTTTTGTTATATCAACCCCTATTATCTTTGCATGAGGAAATTTTTCACATATTTGAAAGGTAAGAATTCCTGTTCCACAGGCAAGGTCGAGGATGGAGCTACAAGGTGGAATTTTTTTTAGAATCTGTTCCTTCCAGTATTTGTCATTTCCAAGGGTTGTCCATTTTACTACGGTGTCATACGTTTTTGCTGTTTTCTCAAAAAATAGGGGAACTAAGTCTTTTGGGGATTTCTCCATTAAGGTGGTATTCAAAGAGGATTATTTATTATATTGTCTATGTATGTTTCTATATCTTCTCTATCAGAAGAATCCTTTGATGAGCTTAAATAAATAAAAAATTCAATATTTCCTTTTGCGCCTAAAAGAGGAGATCTCATCATTCCCTTTACCTTCCATCCCATTTTTTTTGAAAGCTGA is a window from the Nitrospinota bacterium genome containing:
- a CDS encoding class I SAM-dependent methyltransferase → MEKSPKDLVPLFFEKTAKTYDTVVKWTTLGNDKYWKEQILKKIPPCSSILDLACGTGILTFQICEKFPHAKIIGVDITKSYLREARKKLNPHHKISLLNQDAEKLILKDKFDCITSSYISKYCEAEVLIKTCLDHLKPGGKIILHDFTYPQNRLVRAAWGFYFFLLRFSGYFLTSWKEVFVELPKLIRSTNWSYEYELTLKKYGFKVERESLSMGTSTILTGTHIV
- a CDS encoding TIGR02757 family protein — protein: IMDDKPYNFIKSFDPKWDSKKFRGFVHRFNNGEDMACFIYLIKQVIDSYGSILDFFKKGYRDEDENIASALTKFVKGFLEMDCSPFYNGNGLPKDAGVRFFLPSPEGGSACKRLNLFLRWMVRRGDSIDFGIWKDISPSKLIVPLDTHVARISRHLGLTKHKNPNWRMAADITANLKKLDPNDPVKYDFPLCRLGIMNYCPKKKDHKKCKACDLRPVCQL